Within the bacterium genome, the region CATTTTGAACTTATTGTGAATGCCGGTTTCGATCATAAATATTTTAATCAGCGCGATTTGCATCGTCCGGGATTGGCACTGGCAGGATTCGTCGAACTGTTCACGCACGAAAAAATCCAGATTTTGGGCAATACTGAGAACTATTATTTATTGAGTCTTTCCGAAGAGGACAGGAAGAAAGCATTGGAAAAGGTTTTTCAATTTCCGATGCCATGCATTATTATTACTAATTCAAATAAAGTGTTGCCGGAAATGAAAGCGCTTTGCGAGAAAAACAGCGTACCACTTTTGGTGACACATTTTTCATCAACGGACGCCATTCATCTCATCAGCGCTTACCTTGACGAAGTATTTGCGCCGGAAATTGCTATGCATGGATCCATGGTCGATGTGTATGGTATCGGCATGCTGCTGACCGGCAAAAGCGGAATTGGTAAAAGCGAAATTGCTCTCGATCTTGTAGAACGCGGACATCGGCTTGTCGCCGACGATACGGTTAAAATCAGCCGTTTATCTGAAACAATCCTGATGGCACGCGGGCACGATACGCTCAAACATTTTATTGAAATTCGCGGCGTAGGTATTTTGGATGTCCGGGAAATGTTTGGCATTCGTGCCGTTCGATTACAAAAAAGACTCGAAGTGCAGGTTGATTTGCAATTGTGGGATGGTAAAGAAGAATACGAGCGTCTTGGGTTGGATGAAGAAATGG harbors:
- the hprK gene encoding HPr(Ser) kinase/phosphatase, translating into MDDVIYKSDGDNIRLVEKMRVRKFFEDLRDKMHFELIVNAGFDHKYFNQRDLHRPGLALAGFVELFTHEKIQILGNTENYYLLSLSEEDRKKALEKVFQFPMPCIIITNSNKVLPEMKALCEKNSVPLLVTHFSSTDAIHLISAYLDEVFAPEIAMHGSMVDVYGIGMLLTGKSGIGKSEIALDLVERGHRLVADDTVKISRLSETILMARGHDTLKHFIEIRGVGILDVREMFGIRAVRLQKRLEVQVDLQLWDGKEEYERLGLDEEMVDILNVKIPSIKLPIYPGKNITVIAEAIALNLLLKIYGYDAAKEFSAKLMQEIQNKDAKSKKSNIYLERDFE